Proteins co-encoded in one Papaver somniferum cultivar HN1 chromosome 5, ASM357369v1, whole genome shotgun sequence genomic window:
- the LOC113282716 gene encoding uncharacterized protein LOC113282716 produces MASSRSRSNSGVKNGFESSISSSGRCYGSSFTNSSSVNSSFSSGFASSSSSFTSRSSSFFQRSASPTRVNLYGSVQGSPSVRFSMADRPISPSRSITASTRDQVVKTTSNRLNVPSSTKRTCMCSPTTHPGSFRCSLHKNSHSSSSVSFPSNRLNARRSAMTNSLVRIGTVEGDLVKRALAALIRPSSHQQRRRASFQPRQSRLSIMSKAVDDI; encoded by the coding sequence ATGGCGTCTTCCAGAAGTAGATCCAATAGTGGAGTAAAAAACGGATTTGAAAGCTCAATATCATCTTCAGGAAGATGTTATGGTTCATCGTTTACGAATTCGTCATCGGTTAATTCAAGCTTTTCGTCTGGTTTCGCATCGTCTAGTTCGAGTTTCACATCTCGATCTAGTAGTTTTTTCCAGAGATCAGCTTCACCAACTCGTGTGAATTTATATGGATCTGTACAAGGATCTCCATCTGTTCGTTTCTCAATGGCGGATCGTCCGATTTCACCGAGTCGATCAATTACAGCTTCCACTCGTGATCAGGTGGTGAAAACAACAAGTAATCGATTAAACGTTCCGTCGTCAACAAAGAGGACGTGTATGTGTTCGCCAACAACTCATCCAGGTTCATTTCGTTGTAGTTTACATAAGAATAGTCATAGTTCGTCATCAGTTTCGTTTCCGTCAAATCGATTGAATGCTAGAAGATCAGCTATGACTAATTCGCTTGTGAGGATTGGTACTGTTGAAGGTGATTTGGTTAAACGTGCTTTAGCTGCTTTGATTCGTCCATCATCACATCAACAGAGAAGAAGAGCGTCATTTCAACCTAGGCAGAGCAGGCTTTCAATCATGTCTAAAGCTGTTGATGACATCTGA